From the Bdellovibrio reynosensis genome, one window contains:
- a CDS encoding aldehyde dehydrogenase family protein, whose amino-acid sequence MVETSLEKIFLHQKAASLRLRKQDISVRLEFLSHLEKAIQNNLEDISAALVSDFSKPKAETLLTEIFPVMHEIRLAKRNLKSWTKPKKVKAPITMLGTQNFVISEPRGVCLIVGPWNYPFQLCISPLICAVAAGNTAFIKPSEFTPATNKILIKIIKEAFPEEIVAIVEGGPETTQELLELPFDHIFFTGSTRVGKIIMEAASKHLSSITLELGGKSPTIIDSSANLKIACEKLVWSKFINAGQTCVAPDYILVQKNIINDFKSIFIATLNQFYGSSDLEKKNSPDFARIITQKHTERLQELIQNALSLNAEIITGGEVDLQNRYVAPTVLHKVDPHATVMQDEIFGPILPLIEFKDIHEAIHFVNERPKPLALYIYSQSESNISAILKETSSGGVCVNDSIIHLANPHLPFGGVGPSGIGSYHGVHGFRAFSHEKAVLRQSWLGILLRVTYPPYTGLKMKILNKLIQWKL is encoded by the coding sequence ATGGTTGAAACTTCCTTAGAGAAAATCTTTCTGCACCAAAAAGCTGCAAGTCTGCGCTTAAGAAAACAAGATATTAGCGTTCGACTGGAATTTTTAAGCCACCTTGAAAAAGCCATTCAAAACAATCTTGAAGATATTTCGGCGGCGTTAGTTTCGGATTTTTCAAAACCAAAGGCAGAAACTTTGCTCACAGAAATTTTTCCGGTGATGCACGAAATTCGCCTGGCTAAAAGAAACCTGAAATCATGGACTAAACCCAAAAAGGTCAAAGCCCCGATCACGATGTTGGGTACTCAGAATTTTGTAATTTCCGAACCGCGCGGAGTGTGCTTAATCGTCGGCCCTTGGAACTATCCTTTTCAATTGTGCATCTCGCCTTTGATCTGCGCTGTAGCTGCTGGGAACACGGCCTTTATTAAACCTTCCGAATTTACGCCAGCCACTAATAAGATCCTAATTAAAATTATCAAAGAGGCCTTTCCTGAAGAAATCGTCGCGATCGTTGAAGGCGGCCCAGAAACGACTCAAGAACTTTTAGAACTTCCCTTTGATCACATCTTTTTCACTGGCAGTACCCGGGTCGGAAAGATCATTATGGAGGCTGCAAGCAAACACCTTAGCAGCATCACTTTGGAGCTAGGTGGAAAATCCCCAACGATCATTGATTCCTCTGCCAATCTAAAAATCGCTTGCGAAAAGTTGGTTTGGTCTAAATTCATAAATGCAGGCCAAACTTGTGTAGCACCGGATTATATTTTAGTGCAAAAAAATATTATTAACGACTTTAAGTCGATTTTTATTGCCACTCTCAATCAGTTTTATGGATCGTCGGATTTAGAAAAAAAGAACTCTCCTGATTTTGCCAGGATCATCACGCAAAAACATACTGAACGTCTGCAGGAATTAATTCAAAATGCTCTAAGCCTTAATGCTGAGATCATCACCGGTGGCGAAGTGGATTTGCAGAACCGCTATGTTGCCCCAACCGTCTTACACAAAGTCGATCCCCATGCGACCGTTATGCAGGATGAAATCTTTGGCCCCATTCTTCCCCTTATTGAATTTAAAGATATTCACGAAGCCATCCATTTTGTGAATGAAAGGCCAAAGCCATTGGCGCTTTATATTTATTCGCAAAGTGAAAGTAATATCAGCGCTATATTGAAAGAAACAAGCTCTGGTGGGGTTTGCGTGAATGATTCTATTATTCATCTAGCCAATCCTCACCTCCCTTTTGGCGGTGTCGGTCCCAGTGGAATTGGCAGCTACCATGGTGTTCATGGCTTTAGGGCCTTCAGCCACGAAAAGGCGGTGCTACGTCAATCATGGCTGGGTATCTTGTTGCGCGTGACCTATCCGCCTTATACAGGCTTGAAGATGAAGATCTTAAATAAGCTGATTCAATGGAAGTTATAA
- a CDS encoding NHL repeat-containing protein has protein sequence MKNILVFLSILFFILGCGRGPSPLLRVGQAPIFDFPLYVSSGDGTGTIFKFEQDGSKSTFVTGLNDPKGVATDKFNNLWVVEAGSSQLIKVDLSSKAVTVVRTGLNIPTVVAVDSFGEAYVTQEGLNNVIRASDGKVMASYNSRATALAFGVNDLMLVGLYDESKVFWGKEQTSPNTSVTEPVMIATDATGRVFVAEGAATNAKVYRFHQQNPDGKTTVADGLNGATGIAVDAVGNIYIAEPGASRIVLATYDNQLYNWSSIVAPQYMTFTQY, from the coding sequence GTGAAGAACATTTTAGTTTTCTTATCAATTTTGTTTTTTATCTTAGGTTGCGGCCGCGGCCCTTCGCCACTGTTAAGGGTCGGTCAGGCGCCAATATTTGATTTTCCGTTGTACGTAAGTTCTGGCGATGGCACTGGGACGATATTTAAATTTGAACAAGATGGAAGCAAATCCACTTTCGTCACAGGACTTAACGACCCCAAAGGAGTCGCGACCGATAAGTTTAATAATTTGTGGGTCGTTGAAGCAGGTTCTTCGCAATTGATCAAAGTTGATCTTTCTTCCAAAGCAGTCACAGTGGTCAGAACAGGATTGAACATTCCCACCGTAGTAGCCGTGGATTCTTTCGGTGAAGCCTATGTGACACAAGAAGGTTTAAACAACGTCATTAGAGCGAGCGATGGAAAAGTCATGGCAAGCTACAACTCAAGAGCCACGGCCCTAGCGTTCGGGGTTAACGATTTAATGTTAGTTGGTTTATATGATGAATCAAAAGTATTCTGGGGAAAAGAACAAACCTCCCCTAATACCTCTGTCACTGAACCCGTTATGATTGCCACCGACGCCACAGGAAGAGTCTTTGTTGCTGAAGGCGCAGCGACGAACGCTAAGGTCTACAGATTCCACCAACAAAACCCTGATGGTAAAACCACTGTCGCAGATGGGCTTAATGGAGCTACAGGAATTGCTGTTGATGCTGTCGGGAATATTTATATCGCTGAACCTGGAGCTTCTAGGATTGTCTTAGCTACTTACGACAACCAGCTTTACAACTGGAGTTCTATCGTAGCCCCGCAATATATGACGTTCACACAATACTAA
- a CDS encoding fibronectin type III domain-containing protein, giving the protein MGRLSTLLQSLIMVGFLVSCSGTAREITKGSALGPPVIGEDGTRSDGNDFGQIYTVTSIVEATDDIPEWSDADLPFTAGRNNWNIETQNKQWPFKFTYTYPSNNYKLNEAHIVIVTQRDNSDTEAIFVDGVLTGRPPGGNVSTTSTKVSHRHYVCVGACAAAVTPSSPSNTYFMDWALTHYKVATKNSFDLNIADLLTPTTLKPTDVVSDGVVRVVTGDDAAVFNNYNSYYNKPLLVMEGFTVSRSPLTCTTSPDYRFVNTYVHNDGNSIGENTFSSGVVAPVTSWNNAMTGFRAVEFYYDPRLPRVPVTSLSLGKADIAIQVKRAAAGASAIIVNGIGVAESGFDDSLATSAIESWELSSSAVNYWTSFVADIPNDNTTQSRTLNLISLLGETKVKELLAQGKLNISIAGGLATVSGAAATSTRTYGVQVAGPELILEGHYNTQVCEIPNDPTSPLSDSGGAVGSCDLDATSPAASSIQVASITSTSATVQWLTNEPADSQVGYGISSTSTLTALDSTLNSFHSVQITGLQPYKYYQFAVRTKDGCGNQTISATRTFRTLR; this is encoded by the coding sequence ATGGGCCGTTTGAGTACATTGCTTCAATCATTGATTATGGTTGGTTTCTTAGTGTCATGCTCAGGAACCGCGCGAGAGATTACTAAAGGATCTGCTTTAGGACCTCCCGTTATTGGCGAAGACGGCACCCGCAGTGATGGCAATGACTTTGGCCAGATCTATACAGTGACTAGCATTGTTGAAGCCACGGATGATATTCCTGAGTGGAGCGATGCAGATTTGCCTTTTACAGCTGGTAGAAACAACTGGAATATTGAAACGCAGAATAAGCAGTGGCCGTTTAAGTTCACTTACACTTATCCATCTAATAACTATAAACTGAATGAAGCGCATATCGTCATTGTTACTCAAAGGGACAACTCTGATACTGAGGCCATCTTTGTTGACGGGGTGCTTACAGGTAGACCCCCAGGTGGAAACGTATCCACGACTTCTACAAAGGTCAGTCACAGACACTATGTCTGTGTGGGTGCGTGTGCAGCCGCTGTGACGCCCTCTTCCCCGTCTAACACCTATTTTATGGATTGGGCTTTAACCCATTATAAGGTCGCGACGAAAAATTCCTTTGATCTGAATATCGCAGATCTTCTGACTCCAACGACTTTGAAGCCTACGGACGTTGTTAGCGACGGCGTGGTCCGAGTTGTTACCGGTGACGACGCTGCTGTTTTTAATAACTATAATTCTTATTACAATAAGCCACTTTTGGTTATGGAAGGGTTTACGGTCTCAAGGTCGCCACTGACATGTACGACCAGTCCGGATTATCGCTTTGTGAATACCTACGTGCATAATGATGGAAACTCTATAGGTGAAAATACTTTTTCAAGTGGAGTCGTTGCGCCAGTGACCTCTTGGAATAATGCGATGACAGGATTTCGGGCTGTGGAGTTTTATTACGACCCTCGTTTGCCGCGCGTTCCGGTCACGAGTTTGAGTCTAGGTAAAGCTGATATCGCAATTCAGGTGAAGAGAGCCGCTGCCGGAGCATCAGCCATTATCGTGAACGGCATTGGGGTTGCTGAAAGTGGCTTTGATGATTCTTTAGCGACATCCGCAATAGAATCTTGGGAATTAAGTTCATCTGCTGTGAACTATTGGACTTCGTTTGTTGCGGATATTCCTAACGACAACACAACTCAGTCGCGCACATTAAATTTGATTTCGCTTTTAGGGGAAACAAAAGTAAAAGAGCTTTTAGCCCAAGGTAAATTAAATATTTCCATTGCTGGAGGATTAGCCACGGTATCTGGTGCTGCAGCGACTTCAACGCGTACTTACGGAGTGCAAGTCGCTGGCCCAGAGTTGATTCTAGAAGGTCACTACAATACTCAAGTCTGTGAGATCCCGAATGACCCTACGTCTCCCCTTTCTGATAGCGGAGGTGCTGTGGGCTCTTGTGATTTAGATGCCACGTCGCCAGCAGCTTCATCTATTCAAGTTGCAAGTATCACAAGCACATCGGCCACTGTTCAGTGGCTGACTAATGAGCCTGCCGACAGTCAGGTTGGTTATGGAATTTCTAGCACATCCACCCTGACGGCTCTTGATTCAACTTTAAATAGTTTTCATAGCGTTCAAATCACAGGACTGCAGCCTTATAAGTACTATCAATTTGCAGTTAGAACCAAAGATGGATGCGGCAATCAAACTATTTCAGCAACGCGCACATTTAGAACATTAAGGTAG
- a CDS encoding substrate-binding periplasmic protein, giving the protein MFAVLLTAFLFWNTPGVAKSKSGEATLKYGVNSNYAMPLVEIRRTQDVVNLESGILKDLGEAIYKELKIPLKVFLVPKRRVAPALVSGNVAVVCHLNEVWQPAIKDDVLWSVDLYRSTNLIVYLGNKPVQKIKDLHGERVGTVLNFIYQIMDEYFKKGAVIREDAPNNEANIQKLINGRISYAIMSNLEFSYYKKMYPALESADLGLDSVMTKCALSKKQDIITIDELNKAINSIKKSGQLDRILKSYSYDKKAQGI; this is encoded by the coding sequence ATGTTTGCTGTGTTGCTGACTGCTTTTTTATTTTGGAATACGCCAGGAGTCGCCAAATCTAAATCAGGCGAAGCCACGCTTAAGTATGGCGTAAATTCAAATTACGCAATGCCGTTAGTTGAAATCAGAAGAACCCAGGATGTTGTGAATCTTGAAAGCGGCATTCTTAAAGATCTTGGCGAAGCAATCTATAAGGAACTAAAAATTCCGCTCAAAGTATTTCTTGTTCCTAAAAGAAGAGTGGCACCGGCCTTGGTTTCCGGTAACGTTGCCGTGGTCTGTCACCTCAACGAAGTTTGGCAGCCAGCTATTAAAGACGATGTTCTATGGAGTGTAGATCTTTATCGCAGCACCAACTTGATCGTTTATCTTGGTAACAAACCCGTTCAAAAAATCAAAGACCTTCATGGCGAGCGTGTAGGAACGGTCCTTAATTTTATTTATCAAATAATGGATGAATATTTTAAAAAAGGCGCGGTGATTCGCGAGGACGCGCCCAATAATGAAGCGAATATCCAAAAGCTAATCAATGGACGAATTTCTTATGCCATTATGTCCAATCTTGAATTTTCCTATTATAAAAAAATGTATCCCGCTTTAGAGTCAGCGGATCTTGGTTTAGATTCCGTCATGACCAAATGTGCGTTATCTAAAAAACAAGATATCATCACTATTGATGAATTAAACAAAGCTATCAACTCAATAAAAAAATCGGGTCAGCTAGATAGAATTTTAAAATCTTATTCCTACGATAAAAAAGCACAAGGCATTTAA
- a CDS encoding FAD-dependent oxidoreductase: MFHQHQNHESYWQEIDPPLYTPLLGTLHTDVCVVGAGIAGVMTAYILLKNGFKVVLIDKESFGENETARTSAHLSYVLDEGFTKLIQLHGETKANQALSSHSDAIDLIEKIIAEENIACDFKRIPGFLYLSPETERDDFEEEFEASLRLGAPCELLPSPPYFAHFGPAISYPQQARIHPLKFIKGLLASIQKMGGEIYGHTPAVEFEDTDSTYVKTNNGSMIYAKSIVVATNVPVNDRFHMHTKEAAYRTYIIGVEVPSGTFPDVLFWDTTKPYHYVRLIPETTPGKDLVIIGGEDHRVGQDSHTETRFDDLDIWAKERLHLQGEIVHRWSGQIIEPTDGLAFIGKNPGDNNIFISTGDSGHGLTHGAIASMVIRDLLQGTPNEWADLYSPSRINLRATMQFVKENTNILRQYTERIHVPKEWTKDHLQPGDGGLFEIHGQKVAVYRDENNQIKSFSAICPHLGGVVHWNETEKTWDCPCHGSRFAATGEVINGPAISGLKEMPVDQTKIEKTLDKKEPYQSPNDMGI, translated from the coding sequence ATGTTTCATCAACATCAAAATCACGAATCCTATTGGCAAGAAATTGATCCTCCACTCTATACGCCCCTTTTGGGTACTTTGCATACCGATGTATGTGTTGTGGGTGCCGGAATAGCTGGCGTCATGACGGCTTACATTCTGTTGAAGAACGGATTTAAGGTTGTCCTTATCGACAAAGAATCCTTTGGGGAAAATGAAACGGCTCGCACGAGTGCCCATCTTTCCTATGTTCTGGATGAAGGCTTCACAAAACTGATTCAGTTGCACGGGGAAACAAAAGCAAACCAAGCCCTGAGCAGCCATAGTGATGCCATTGACCTGATTGAAAAAATCATTGCAGAAGAAAATATTGCCTGCGACTTCAAACGCATTCCGGGATTTTTATATTTAAGCCCGGAAACTGAAAGGGATGATTTTGAAGAAGAGTTTGAAGCCAGTCTTCGTTTAGGAGCACCTTGTGAGTTGCTGCCTTCCCCGCCTTATTTCGCGCATTTTGGCCCGGCGATTTCTTATCCTCAGCAGGCTCGCATCCATCCTTTAAAATTTATTAAAGGACTGCTGGCTTCGATTCAAAAAATGGGGGGCGAGATTTATGGGCACACCCCTGCGGTTGAGTTTGAAGACACGGACTCCACTTATGTGAAGACGAACAACGGTTCCATGATATATGCAAAGTCGATAGTGGTCGCTACCAATGTTCCGGTGAATGATCGCTTTCATATGCACACCAAAGAGGCGGCCTACCGTACCTATATCATCGGTGTTGAAGTTCCATCGGGAACTTTTCCGGATGTTTTATTCTGGGATACCACGAAGCCTTATCATTATGTGCGCCTGATTCCTGAAACCACCCCAGGCAAAGATTTAGTTATCATCGGTGGCGAAGACCACCGAGTGGGTCAAGATTCTCACACGGAAACGCGTTTTGACGATCTTGATATCTGGGCTAAAGAAAGATTGCATCTTCAAGGTGAGATAGTTCACCGGTGGTCAGGTCAGATTATCGAACCCACCGATGGTTTAGCTTTCATCGGAAAAAATCCTGGAGACAATAATATCTTTATCTCAACGGGAGATTCAGGCCATGGCCTTACTCACGGTGCCATTGCTTCGATGGTGATTCGGGATTTACTTCAAGGGACTCCGAATGAATGGGCTGATTTGTATTCACCCAGCCGGATCAACTTGCGAGCAACAATGCAATTCGTAAAAGAAAATACCAACATTCTTCGTCAGTACACAGAACGAATTCATGTTCCGAAAGAATGGACGAAAGATCATTTGCAACCAGGTGATGGCGGCCTGTTTGAAATCCATGGGCAAAAGGTCGCCGTTTATCGTGATGAAAATAATCAAATAAAAAGTTTCAGTGCCATTTGCCCTCATCTAGGCGGGGTTGTGCATTGGAACGAAACTGAAAAAACTTGGGACTGCCCCTGCCACGGTTCTCGTTTTGCTGCGACCGGGGAAGTGATCAATGGTCCTGCAATTTCTGGCTTGAAAGAAATGCCGGTCGACCAAACTAAGATTGAAAAAACTCTAGACAAAAAGGAGCCCTATCAAAGTCCGAATGACATGGGAATATGA
- the gntA gene encoding guanitoxin biosynthesis heme-dependent pre-guanitoxin N-hydroxylase GntA, with protein MSNNSSMNLQEIENDLRALVSQKNYPCVAAVKAFHDGDFIFDTYSKFGTGESAQRLAQNLLSFKEKQSKPGGEYLTYIAVFPEDQSTDEHTFEMHLFHELSAIWNFPEIAGKWDEKFSSNPDDKNFCFSLDGSAFFVVGMHPQSSRRARRLPYNALIFNLYSQFQVLREKGVFDSMVKSIRHRDMQFQGSVNPMVEQYDNKWEAIQYSGKMNPPDWKCPFSRNKT; from the coding sequence GTGTCGAATAATTCATCTATGAATTTACAAGAAATTGAAAATGATCTTCGCGCGCTAGTGTCTCAAAAAAATTATCCCTGTGTGGCTGCTGTTAAAGCATTTCATGACGGTGACTTTATCTTTGATACCTACAGCAAGTTTGGAACAGGGGAATCTGCCCAGCGCCTGGCCCAGAATTTACTTTCATTTAAAGAAAAGCAAAGTAAACCAGGTGGGGAATACTTAACATATATCGCAGTTTTCCCCGAGGATCAAAGCACGGACGAACACACATTTGAAATGCACTTGTTTCATGAGCTTTCAGCCATTTGGAATTTTCCTGAAATCGCGGGGAAGTGGGATGAAAAATTCAGTTCAAATCCGGATGATAAGAATTTTTGTTTTAGTCTAGACGGAAGCGCTTTTTTCGTTGTTGGTATGCATCCCCAAAGCAGCCGACGGGCACGCCGTTTGCCTTACAACGCATTGATATTTAATTTATACAGTCAGTTTCAAGTCCTACGTGAAAAAGGTGTGTTTGATTCGATGGTGAAATCCATCCGTCATCGCGATATGCAATTTCAAGGTTCGGTTAATCCTATGGTGGAACAGTATGATAATAAGTGGGAGGCAATCCAGTACTCTGGAAAAATGAATCCACCAGACTGGAAATGCCCCTTTAGCAGAAATAAAACTTAA
- a CDS encoding type 1 glutamine amidotransferase domain-containing protein, translating into MADLSGKSIAILAAEGFEESELFDPKKALERAGADTHIISLKKGVIKAWNHDKWGKTIEVDRTVEDADSAEYDGLLIPGGVMSPDKLRLDDEAVQFVQEFIDDEKPIAAICHGPQILIETSILVGRKVTSYPSVRTDIMNAGADWVDEEVVEDSGLVTSRKPADIPAFNKKMIEVFAQTEDQRKNEIRRHNRDESQPSV; encoded by the coding sequence ATGGCCGATCTTTCAGGGAAATCAATAGCAATTTTAGCCGCTGAAGGTTTTGAAGAATCTGAGCTGTTTGATCCAAAGAAAGCTCTTGAAAGAGCGGGCGCAGATACTCATATAATTTCTTTAAAAAAGGGCGTCATCAAGGCTTGGAACCATGATAAGTGGGGAAAAACCATTGAAGTGGATCGCACTGTCGAAGATGCAGATTCAGCCGAATACGATGGCTTGCTAATTCCTGGTGGAGTCATGAGCCCTGATAAACTGCGCCTGGATGACGAAGCAGTTCAGTTCGTGCAAGAATTCATCGACGATGAAAAACCCATAGCAGCTATCTGTCATGGTCCTCAAATACTTATCGAAACTAGCATTCTAGTGGGCAGAAAAGTCACATCCTACCCATCAGTTCGTACTGATATCATGAATGCCGGGGCCGATTGGGTTGATGAAGAAGTGGTTGAAGACAGTGGCTTAGTGACAAGTCGCAAGCCTGCGGATATCCCTGCCTTTAATAAGAAGATGATCGAAGTCTTTGCGCAAACAGAGGATCAAAGAAAGAATGAGATTCGCAGACACAATCGCGACGAATCTCAACCATCGGTTTAA
- a CDS encoding BON domain-containing protein, giving the protein MPNQRNYDRSSGNQGRYSRSNERQDWYENDPMDERSGYRGEDDDYQMSRNQHQRYRSNDDRGYSRGGGSRRGGQSEYYEQSRFGREEGYRDRDRNDRMDYEQQDRYSQFGYGAQTGEQNFGQFNQSGYSQESQRNYTGRGPKGFKRSDERIKEEICEILTRHPEIDAENIDVEVSEAKVTLEGAVPDRRMKYLAEDAIEHSFGVQEVTNNLRVQKSEEREERQSESRSSGSEKSSSKKSGSSSSSSNH; this is encoded by the coding sequence ATGCCGAATCAGCGAAACTATGACCGCAGCTCTGGCAATCAAGGACGCTATTCCCGTAGCAATGAACGACAAGATTGGTATGAAAATGACCCTATGGACGAGCGTTCTGGCTATCGCGGCGAAGACGATGACTATCAAATGAGCCGTAATCAACATCAACGTTATCGTTCAAATGACGATCGTGGATATTCGCGCGGGGGCGGCTCTCGTCGTGGTGGTCAAAGTGAATACTACGAACAAAGCCGCTTCGGCCGTGAAGAAGGCTACCGGGACCGTGATCGCAATGATCGTATGGATTATGAACAACAAGATCGTTACAGTCAGTTCGGTTATGGCGCACAAACAGGGGAACAAAATTTCGGTCAGTTCAACCAAAGTGGTTACAGCCAAGAAAGCCAACGTAATTATACAGGCCGCGGACCCAAGGGCTTTAAACGTTCCGATGAACGCATTAAAGAAGAGATTTGCGAGATCTTAACCCGTCACCCAGAAATTGACGCTGAAAATATTGACGTGGAAGTGTCAGAGGCCAAAGTCACACTTGAAGGCGCAGTTCCTGACCGTCGAATGAAATACTTAGCCGAAGATGCTATTGAACATTCCTTTGGAGTTCAAGAAGTCACGAACAACCTTCGTGTACAAAAAAGCGAAGAAAGGGAAGAAAGACAATCAGAAAGCAGAAGCTCTGGAAGCGAAAAATCCAGCAGCAAAAAATCTGGTTCTTCCTCGTCATCATCAAATCATTAA
- a CDS encoding BON domain-containing protein produces MNNKLAMLVAASLVVASGGAYADGDKKGHIKDDQVSKTYHTEKTADDQAMMNEKDTELTRRVREQIVADEKLSMNAKNIKIIAQNGKVTLKGPVDSAGERNKVEAIAKKVSGAKSIINQTEVEKE; encoded by the coding sequence ATGAATAATAAATTAGCAATGCTAGTTGCAGCTTCTCTTGTCGTCGCCAGCGGTGGTGCCTATGCTGACGGGGATAAGAAGGGACATATAAAGGATGATCAGGTTTCAAAAACCTATCATACTGAAAAAACAGCCGATGATCAGGCGATGATGAACGAAAAAGACACTGAACTTACTCGTCGCGTGCGTGAACAAATTGTCGCTGACGAAAAGCTCTCTATGAATGCAAAAAATATCAAGATCATCGCACAAAATGGCAAAGTCACTTTAAAAGGCCCGGTTGATTCTGCGGGTGAGCGTAACAAAGTTGAAGCCATTGCAAAAAAAGTTTCGGGTGCAAAATCCATCATTAATCAAACTGAAGTAGAAAAAGAATAG
- a CDS encoding quinol:electron acceptor oxidoreductase subunit ActD: MGKQGRKVVYGIFQNRASLESCVSNLRLEGFRPEDVSVLMPDKGDTATFAHEKGTKAPEGAAIGGGTGAVLGGTLGWLVGIGAVATIPALGPLVAAGPIMSALAGLGVGTAVGGLAGALAGLGIPEYEAKRYEKYVKDGGILISVHVDDNDWEDKAERILEASGAKDISNSTEVSQKEFRQSSSDQKTTRF; this comes from the coding sequence ATGGGTAAGCAAGGAAGAAAAGTTGTTTACGGGATCTTTCAAAACCGTGCAAGTTTAGAATCGTGTGTAAGTAACCTTCGCCTCGAAGGCTTCCGTCCAGAGGACGTTTCAGTATTAATGCCAGATAAAGGCGACACTGCGACCTTCGCCCACGAAAAAGGAACGAAGGCGCCAGAAGGTGCTGCCATCGGTGGCGGTACGGGTGCAGTTCTTGGTGGTACTTTAGGTTGGCTAGTGGGTATTGGTGCTGTGGCAACAATTCCTGCTCTTGGACCTTTAGTAGCGGCAGGCCCTATCATGAGTGCGCTGGCGGGTCTTGGTGTTGGTACCGCAGTAGGTGGATTGGCTGGAGCCTTAGCGGGTCTAGGCATTCCTGAATACGAAGCAAAACGCTATGAAAAATATGTTAAAGACGGCGGTATCCTGATTTCCGTTCACGTCGATGACAATGACTGGGAAGACAAGGCTGAAAGAATTCTTGAGGCTTCTGGAGCGAAAGATATTTCGAATTCTACAGAAGTCAGCCAAAAAGAATTCCGTCAATCTTCTAGCGATCAAAAAACAACACGTTTTTAA
- a CDS encoding DUF748 domain-containing protein has protein sequence MFNWKNINLKSKKVRVILIVVLVLGAIRVALPFAIKTAFNSFMGDFSKVFAVHLEDVDLGILRGAYRLEGLEGKLKEKDRVFLQTESIDISMAWRDLFRGDLRTDIVIEGLDLKLNEELLEGIKKNAAESKKDAEKAGEKVFPVNISRVDIKNSSIEISKMPGAIKDLTFKINQIQGRVSNATPTEESGKTVANIKGVLQDSATIYGVAEVNQKKIPNDWLLAVELRKFDLKAVNPLTEKYVPLSFRKGSLDLYAEVKGENNAVKGYLKPFMSDMEFVGDQKDFKGLKHFGIEVSSDLAKLIFSNKENKTLATKVDFNYEKGKLDWSAGDVMANALEHGYRQEIPAGLENKYRLE, from the coding sequence ATGTTCAACTGGAAAAACATAAATCTTAAAAGTAAAAAGGTCCGAGTTATTCTTATAGTGGTTCTTGTCCTAGGGGCCATTCGCGTCGCACTTCCATTTGCTATCAAGACGGCTTTTAATTCCTTCATGGGGGATTTTTCTAAAGTTTTTGCCGTTCATCTGGAAGATGTGGATTTGGGTATCCTGCGAGGAGCCTACCGCCTAGAAGGCCTTGAGGGAAAATTGAAAGAAAAGGACCGCGTATTTCTGCAAACCGAGTCCATTGATATTTCCATGGCTTGGCGGGATCTTTTTAGAGGTGACTTAAGAACTGATATTGTCATCGAAGGCCTCGATCTAAAGTTGAACGAAGAGCTGCTTGAGGGAATTAAAAAAAATGCGGCGGAATCAAAAAAGGATGCTGAAAAAGCCGGGGAAAAAGTTTTTCCAGTGAACATTTCCCGCGTGGATATAAAAAACTCAAGCATTGAAATTTCAAAAATGCCTGGAGCTATTAAAGATCTGACTTTTAAAATCAACCAAATTCAAGGTCGTGTTTCCAATGCCACCCCGACGGAAGAAAGCGGTAAAACTGTCGCTAACATCAAAGGAGTATTACAAGATTCGGCCACTATTTACGGAGTGGCGGAAGTAAATCAGAAGAAAATCCCCAATGATTGGCTTCTTGCCGTCGAACTAAGAAAATTTGATTTAAAAGCCGTAAATCCGTTGACTGAAAAGTATGTGCCTTTGTCTTTTAGAAAGGGCAGTTTGGATTTGTATGCGGAGGTAAAAGGTGAAAACAACGCGGTCAAAGGGTATCTAAAGCCATTTATGTCAGATATGGAATTTGTCGGGGATCAAAAAGATTTTAAAGGACTAAAACACTTCGGTATCGAAGTTTCTAGTGACCTGGCAAAGCTGATCTTTAGCAATAAAGAAAACAAAACTCTCGCAACCAAAGTAGATTTTAATTATGAAAAAGGTAAGCTTGATTGGAGTGCTGGCGACGTGATGGCAAATGCCTTGGAACAC